In the Paenibacillus pabuli genome, one interval contains:
- a CDS encoding bifunctional adenosylcobinamide kinase/adenosylcobinamide-phosphate guanylyltransferase translates to MLITVTGGIGSGKTRFALGYAAQISREGIYLSTGDHDPVIPELPSAHYRAISAGNGHHLTEVIHQINRESNLFLADQRIVIVDSLTSWMAAGFRATDDLDQQRVHTQQLLDALLSYQGKLLVITNEMHGSLYPSEEERIFAARMASVNRALQSHSERMYMVVSGLAIDLKEKEVRYNDN, encoded by the coding sequence TTGCTGATTACGGTCACTGGCGGGATAGGGAGTGGTAAAACCAGGTTTGCCCTGGGTTATGCAGCTCAAATCAGCCGGGAAGGAATCTACTTATCCACAGGCGATCATGATCCGGTGATTCCGGAACTGCCATCCGCTCATTATCGCGCCATTTCAGCCGGGAATGGCCATCACCTGACGGAAGTCATTCACCAGATCAATCGGGAATCGAATCTGTTTCTGGCTGATCAGCGAATAGTCATTGTGGACAGCCTGACATCGTGGATGGCTGCCGGATTTAGAGCAACGGATGATCTTGATCAACAACGCGTACATACACAACAGCTGCTTGATGCCTTACTATCTTATCAGGGCAAGCTGCTTGTCATTACCAATGAAATGCATGGTTCCTTGTATCCTTCGGAAGAGGAGCGTATCTTTGCCGCAAGAATGGCTTCGGTGAATCGTGCACTGCAGTCTCACTCGGAACGCATGTACATGGTGGTATCAGGACTTGCCATTGATCTGAAGGAGAAAGAAGTGCGGTACAACGATAACTGA
- a CDS encoding arsenate reductase family protein encodes MSKLKVYQYAKCGTCRKAVKWLEAQGHELELIPIFDTPPSDAELTELIQKSGLEVKKFFNTSGEVYKEQQLKDKLPEMSAEEQIRLLASNGRLIKRPIVTDGEQVTVGFKEETYEQQWNSA; translated from the coding sequence ATGAGTAAACTGAAAGTATATCAGTACGCCAAATGCGGAACTTGCCGTAAGGCGGTAAAATGGCTTGAAGCTCAGGGACATGAGCTGGAGCTAATCCCCATTTTCGACACACCGCCGTCTGATGCCGAATTAACCGAGCTCATTCAGAAGAGCGGACTTGAAGTGAAGAAGTTTTTCAATACAAGCGGAGAAGTGTACAAGGAGCAGCAATTGAAGGACAAGCTGCCGGAAATGTCTGCAGAAGAACAGATTCGTCTGCTCGCCTCCAATGGCCGCCTGATTAAGCGTCCGATCGTGACAGATGGGGAACAGGTGACCGTGGGATTCAAGGAAGAGACGTATGAACAGCAATGGAACAGCGCTTAA
- a CDS encoding aminotransferase class I/II-fold pyridoxal phosphate-dependent enzyme has product MIVNEQTTGNNKKMTSYLAPLVQQIPPSGIRKFFDLVGDNKDIITLGVGEPDFVTPWHMREACVYSLERGMTSYTSNAGMPKLREAISNYLDTQFDTKYDPKDEIIVTVGGSEAIDLALRALIVPGDEILIPEPSYVAYSPIASIGGGVPVGVDTHAKDQFKLTAESLEARITPKSKVVILCYPSNPTGAIMTYEDWLPIAEVIKKHDLIVIADEIYAELTYTQKHVSFASIPDMKDRTILVSGFSKAFAMTGWRIGYMCGHPELIAAMLKIHQYTVMCAPAMGQVAALEALTNGLGEKDRMVESYNQRRRLIVQGFRDIGLDCHEPQGAFYAFPSIQKTGLNSDLFAERLLTENKVAAVPGNVFGPQGEGFLRCSYATSVTQLNEALERIGNFVYKLQKEG; this is encoded by the coding sequence ATGATAGTGAATGAACAGACAACAGGGAACAACAAGAAGATGACCTCGTATCTGGCACCTCTGGTTCAGCAGATACCTCCATCCGGAATTCGGAAGTTTTTCGACCTGGTTGGCGACAACAAGGATATTATTACGCTGGGTGTCGGCGAACCCGACTTCGTTACACCTTGGCATATGCGCGAAGCTTGTGTATACTCTCTCGAAAGAGGCATGACAAGTTACACTTCGAATGCGGGTATGCCCAAATTGAGAGAAGCCATCAGTAATTATCTGGACACTCAATTTGATACCAAGTACGATCCCAAGGATGAAATTATCGTTACGGTTGGCGGCAGTGAGGCCATTGACCTTGCTCTGCGTGCATTAATTGTGCCAGGAGATGAGATTCTCATTCCGGAGCCTTCTTATGTAGCCTATTCACCAATTGCCTCCATTGGCGGAGGAGTTCCTGTGGGCGTAGATACGCATGCCAAAGATCAATTCAAATTGACTGCCGAGTCACTGGAAGCACGCATTACACCGAAGTCCAAAGTTGTGATTCTATGTTATCCGAGTAATCCAACTGGGGCGATCATGACGTACGAAGACTGGCTGCCGATCGCAGAAGTCATTAAGAAGCATGATCTGATCGTCATTGCTGACGAAATTTATGCAGAACTGACGTATACTCAAAAACATGTCAGCTTCGCTTCGATCCCGGATATGAAGGATCGGACGATTCTTGTGAGCGGCTTCTCCAAAGCATTTGCCATGACGGGTTGGCGGATTGGTTACATGTGCGGTCATCCGGAACTTATCGCAGCCATGTTAAAAATCCACCAGTATACCGTGATGTGTGCTCCAGCGATGGGACAGGTCGCGGCACTTGAGGCGCTTACGAATGGATTGGGAGAGAAGGACCGCATGGTCGAGTCCTACAATCAGCGCAGACGACTTATTGTACAGGGATTCCGTGATATTGGCCTGGATTGCCATGAACCTCAGGGAGCCTTCTACGCATTTCCGAGTATTCAAAAGACCGGCCTGAACTCTGATCTTTTTGCCGAGCGTCTCTTGACCGAAAATAAAGTTGCTGCTGTGCCCGGGAACGTATTTGGCCCTCAGGGAGAAGGATTTTTACGCTGTTCTTATGCCACTTCAGTGACCCAATTGAATGAAGCTTTGGAACGAATCGGAAATTTTGTTTACAAACTGCAAAAAGAGGGTTAA
- a CDS encoding 5'-3' exonuclease, whose amino-acid sequence MNQRNEPTLLLVDGMAVLFRAFYATSASGYIRRTKAGLPTNAVYGFIRYFWDAVQTFGPSHVVCCWDMGGKTFRGEEYAAYKGNRPEAPNDLIPQFALIREVMDSLGIPNIGAEGYEADDCIGTLAKYYTEQTDMNVMVLTGDHDMLQLINDRTSIIIMKKGHGNYMVYTPESLMAEKQLTPRQVIDMKGLMGDASDNYPGVRGIGEKTALKLVQEYGTIEGILDNLDKLTPSVRKKIENDLDMLHLSRKLAEIHCAVPVACALDVCELRLDPDMVMDKFEQLEMKSLGSWMGVAIG is encoded by the coding sequence GTGAATCAACGTAATGAACCTACTTTGTTGCTGGTAGACGGTATGGCAGTGTTGTTCCGGGCATTTTATGCGACATCTGCAAGCGGATATATCAGACGTACAAAGGCAGGCTTGCCAACCAACGCGGTATACGGATTTATCCGTTATTTCTGGGATGCGGTTCAGACGTTCGGACCAAGTCATGTGGTATGCTGCTGGGATATGGGTGGCAAGACGTTTCGCGGTGAAGAGTATGCGGCATACAAAGGCAATCGTCCCGAAGCGCCGAATGATCTGATTCCCCAGTTTGCATTGATTCGTGAAGTCATGGACAGCTTGGGCATTCCGAATATTGGAGCAGAGGGTTATGAAGCTGATGATTGTATCGGTACACTGGCCAAGTATTACACGGAGCAAACGGATATGAACGTGATGGTGCTGACCGGCGACCACGATATGCTGCAGCTGATCAATGACCGGACAAGCATTATTATCATGAAAAAAGGTCACGGTAATTACATGGTGTATACGCCTGAATCTCTCATGGCAGAGAAGCAGCTGACCCCTCGTCAAGTCATTGATATGAAAGGTCTGATGGGGGATGCAAGTGACAATTACCCTGGAGTACGTGGAATCGGTGAGAAAACAGCTCTAAAACTCGTGCAGGAATACGGCACCATTGAGGGGATTCTGGACAACCTGGATAAACTCACGCCATCGGTACGAAAAAAAATCGAGAACGATCTCGACATGCTGCATCTGTCCCGTAAACTGGCAGAAATTCACTGCGCTGTGCCGGTAGCCTGTGCACTGGATGTATGTGAATTGCGTCTGGATCCGGATATGGTGATGGACAAGTTCGAACAACTTGAGATGAAGAGCCTGGGCTCTTGGATGGGAGTGGCAATAGGGTGA
- a CDS encoding cob(I)yrinic acid a,c-diamide adenosyltransferase, with product MGIYTRTGDEGQTSVIGGRVIKDDDRVEAYGTIDELNCFVGQAISLIDDTEGKFEDLREHLLEVQQELFDCGSDLAFVKISETKYKVRDDMVTRLEQWIDQYDAENPRVERFIIPGGSPLSSALHVCRTVCRRAERRAVTLGQHTDINPSVRRYLNRLSDYFFVVARTANARQQVSDIEYVRSKKVFRRKE from the coding sequence ATGGGCATCTATACAAGAACAGGTGATGAAGGGCAAACTTCAGTCATCGGAGGACGGGTTATCAAAGATGACGACCGCGTTGAAGCTTACGGCACCATAGATGAGCTGAATTGTTTTGTCGGCCAGGCAATCAGTCTGATTGATGATACAGAGGGGAAATTCGAGGATTTGCGCGAACATTTGCTGGAGGTGCAGCAGGAACTGTTTGATTGCGGGTCGGACCTGGCGTTTGTGAAAATTAGCGAAACCAAGTATAAAGTGCGGGATGACATGGTGACCCGGCTTGAACAATGGATTGACCAGTATGATGCGGAGAACCCGAGAGTGGAAAGGTTCATTATCCCGGGAGGCAGCCCGCTGTCTTCAGCGCTTCATGTGTGCCGCACGGTATGTCGCCGTGCAGAGCGCCGCGCTGTAACATTGGGACAGCATACGGATATTAATCCATCGGTACGCCGTTACTTGAACCGTCTGTCTGATTATTTCTTCGTTGTAGCACGGACCGCCAATGCCAGACAGCAGGTGTCGGATATTGAATATGTACGGAGCAAAAAAGTGTTCCGCCGCAAAGAATGA
- a CDS encoding DedA family protein: MQNWITDFMEQYGYIGIALIIALENVFPPIPSEIILPFGGFMTTYTSLTLPGVIIAATIGSVLGAVILYGIGLLIDVERLEKIVDRWGHILRIKKEDIHRVDAWFDKYGMWTVLFCRMVPLVRSLISIPAGMSNMKFGLFVLFTTIGTLAWNIILVSVGAALGASWENILHFMDVYSLVVYALLAIILVGCVIWWIRRINKRK; the protein is encoded by the coding sequence ATGCAAAACTGGATAACCGATTTCATGGAACAATACGGCTACATAGGCATCGCACTCATTATTGCTCTCGAAAATGTATTTCCTCCCATTCCTTCGGAGATTATTTTGCCTTTCGGCGGATTTATGACGACTTACACCAGCCTAACTCTTCCCGGTGTTATCATTGCAGCTACCATTGGATCTGTGCTGGGTGCAGTGATTCTCTATGGGATCGGACTCCTGATTGACGTGGAGCGTCTGGAGAAAATTGTAGATCGCTGGGGACATATTCTGCGAATCAAAAAAGAAGATATCCACCGTGTTGATGCATGGTTTGACAAATATGGAATGTGGACTGTATTATTCTGCCGCATGGTGCCTCTTGTCCGCAGTCTCATCTCCATTCCTGCAGGCATGTCCAACATGAAATTCGGTTTGTTCGTCCTCTTCACCACCATCGGGACACTCGCCTGGAACATTATTCTGGTCTCCGTTGGGGCAGCACTTGGCGCTTCCTGGGAAAATATTTTGCACTTTATGGACGTCTATTCACTGGTGGTATATGCGCTGCTCGCCATTATCCTGGTTGGGTGTGTGATCTGGTGGATCAGACGTATTAATAAACGCAAATAG
- a CDS encoding Lrp/AsnC family transcriptional regulator produces MKDLNDLQLKVLDLLKEDARRSPALLSTLLGESEDKIKDAVAQLEQDHVIVKYATVVNWSKIDDEKVTALIEVQITPERGRGFEGIAERIYLYPQVKSVYLMSGAYDLLVEVEGGNLREVANFVSEKLSPIDSVLSTKTNFILKKYKQDGIIFEDHQEDNRLMISP; encoded by the coding sequence ATGAAAGATTTGAACGATCTGCAATTAAAAGTTCTGGATCTGCTGAAGGAAGACGCGAGAAGGTCTCCGGCGCTGTTATCTACACTGCTGGGGGAGTCTGAAGACAAGATCAAAGACGCTGTGGCCCAGCTCGAACAGGACCACGTCATTGTAAAGTATGCAACAGTGGTTAACTGGAGCAAAATTGACGATGAGAAAGTGACAGCCCTGATTGAAGTACAGATCACGCCGGAACGTGGCCGTGGTTTTGAGGGTATTGCTGAACGTATTTATTTGTATCCACAAGTGAAATCAGTCTATCTCATGTCAGGTGCATACGATCTGCTCGTAGAAGTGGAAGGCGGCAACCTGCGTGAAGTCGCTAACTTTGTATCGGAGAAACTATCTCCAATCGATTCGGTGCTTTCGACCAAAACAAACTTTATTCTTAAAAAATATAAACAGGACGGGATCATTTTCGAAGACCATCAGGAAGATAACCGTCTCATGATCTCGCCGTAA
- a CDS encoding RluA family pseudouridine synthase, protein MSGYYSPIVYTVPDHEDGWLLKTVLQRRLQVSRKLLSRLKLTEQGIMLNGERVYISVKVSAGDVLEIRMEQEESDEILPESIPFSILYEDEHLLIVNKDAGVIVHPTHGHYTGTLANGVVHYWKSKGERFRFRPIHRLDQETSGVLAIAKNPYVHQHVSEQMIAGTVDKKYIAFVHGCPAPEQGAVDGPIDRDPEEPHRRIVTPDGYAARTLYTTVTRWDGGTASAVNLKLESGRTHQIRVHMTSVGCPLIGDRMYKTLPADEIDEQTAVMREERDLWIDRQALHACELSFVHPLTQERMTFHAPLPSDMAALEKRLDTEAKPREEV, encoded by the coding sequence ATGAGCGGCTATTATTCGCCGATTGTCTACACCGTTCCCGATCATGAAGATGGCTGGCTGCTGAAAACCGTGCTTCAGCGCCGGCTGCAGGTATCGCGCAAGCTCTTGTCCAGGCTGAAGCTCACGGAGCAGGGTATCATGTTGAATGGAGAACGCGTGTATATCAGCGTGAAGGTATCGGCTGGGGATGTACTGGAGATTCGGATGGAACAGGAGGAATCAGATGAAATTTTGCCGGAATCCATTCCTTTTTCCATTTTGTATGAAGATGAGCATTTGCTTATTGTTAACAAGGATGCCGGCGTAATTGTGCATCCGACACATGGACACTATACTGGGACTTTGGCGAACGGGGTTGTTCATTACTGGAAGTCCAAAGGAGAGCGTTTCCGATTTAGACCCATTCATCGGCTGGATCAGGAGACCTCGGGGGTACTGGCCATTGCCAAAAATCCGTATGTGCATCAGCATGTGTCTGAACAAATGATCGCAGGAACCGTAGATAAAAAGTACATTGCGTTTGTACATGGATGTCCTGCTCCCGAACAGGGGGCCGTTGATGGCCCAATCGACCGTGACCCGGAGGAGCCTCATCGGCGTATTGTCACGCCTGACGGCTATGCAGCAAGGACGCTGTACACCACGGTAACCCGTTGGGACGGTGGGACTGCAAGTGCGGTCAATCTGAAGCTGGAGAGTGGCAGAACGCATCAGATTCGTGTACATATGACTTCTGTCGGGTGTCCTTTGATCGGCGATCGAATGTACAAAACATTACCTGCGGATGAGATTGACGAACAGACAGCAGTTATGCGGGAGGAACGGGACCTATGGATTGACCGCCAGGCATTGCATGCCTGCGAGCTGTCGTTTGTTCATCCACTTACACAGGAACGCATGACGTTCCATGCGCCGCTTCCTTCAGATATGGCTGCGCTGGAGAAACGTTTAGATACCGAAGCCAAGCCAAGGGAAGAGGTGTAG
- a CDS encoding NAD(P)/FAD-dependent oxidoreductase, which translates to MKLISGSTLWPGTLHPRFKYPVLEGEIFCDCLIIGGGMGGALSAKLLAEKGLHAVVIDKREVGRGSSMASLGLLQYSNDKTLTSCIHTFGEQRGVRFYELCRLAMQQLKDTISTLDIDPWYIPRTSLYCASSEEDVALLEEEYHTLQNYAFDVELWSRNKISTHFPFSKPNALYTKGDAEVNPYMLVHSLLHSASKKGAQVYERTEMIHCEYGEDVVLCYTPTGTIRAKQVIFSTGYETQEIKRDRGAYLQSTYAIATKPLKDLSSWYNQSLIWETARPYLYMRTTPDGRIVAGGLDEEIPHDDQRAIRAKLRGETLLKKIADHFPLPDLAIDYAWEAVFGSTHDGFPLIGPHPEYPNCYFIEGYGGNGTVYSMIAASILTDVITGVQNDDMELFSLTRTNKPSPV; encoded by the coding sequence ATGAAACTGATTAGTGGCAGCACGTTGTGGCCAGGTACCCTTCACCCCCGATTCAAATACCCTGTTCTTGAAGGTGAAATTTTCTGTGATTGCCTCATTATCGGTGGCGGCATGGGAGGAGCGCTATCTGCCAAGCTATTAGCGGAGAAAGGTTTGCACGCAGTCGTTATTGATAAGAGAGAGGTTGGTCGTGGCAGCAGCATGGCCAGCTTGGGACTGCTGCAATACTCCAATGATAAGACGCTTACGTCCTGCATACATACCTTTGGCGAACAACGTGGTGTACGATTTTACGAATTGTGCCGTTTGGCCATGCAACAATTAAAGGATACGATTTCAACTTTGGACATCGATCCTTGGTATATTCCTCGCACCAGTTTATATTGCGCCAGCAGCGAAGAAGATGTTGCCCTGTTGGAAGAGGAGTACCATACACTCCAAAACTATGCATTCGATGTTGAGCTGTGGAGCCGAAACAAAATTAGTACCCACTTTCCCTTCAGTAAACCGAACGCGCTGTACACCAAAGGAGATGCGGAGGTTAATCCCTATATGCTGGTGCATAGTCTGCTTCATAGTGCTTCAAAAAAGGGTGCCCAAGTGTACGAACGAACCGAAATGATCCATTGTGAATATGGTGAAGATGTTGTCCTCTGTTACACCCCTACTGGGACGATCCGAGCCAAACAAGTTATTTTCTCTACCGGCTATGAGACACAGGAGATCAAGAGAGATCGTGGGGCCTATCTGCAGAGCACCTATGCTATTGCAACGAAACCACTTAAGGATTTAAGCAGTTGGTACAACCAAAGCTTAATATGGGAAACTGCTCGGCCTTATTTATATATGCGAACCACCCCGGATGGCAGAATTGTTGCTGGAGGGCTTGATGAAGAAATTCCCCATGATGACCAGCGTGCAATACGTGCCAAACTTAGGGGGGAGACTTTATTGAAAAAAATAGCTGACCACTTTCCACTTCCGGATTTGGCAATAGACTATGCTTGGGAAGCGGTCTTCGGCAGCACCCATGATGGATTCCCCCTAATTGGCCCTCACCCTGAGTACCCAAACTGCTATTTTATCGAAGGGTATGGTGGCAATGGAACGGTATACAGCATGATTGCCGCATCCATTCTTACAGATGTCATTACCGGGGTTCAGAACGATGATATGGAGCTGTTCTCTTTGACCAGGACAAATAAACCTTCTCCCGTGTAA
- a CDS encoding phosphodiester glycosidase family protein, with protein sequence MSNIQTKRAGRKWWTGAMALVLALPVLLSGAVSAPQTADAKAAISTKVQKVKAAGRNFTVQTVSIPKGTPVTVGLAKKQVGQTATLPSIVKAYGAQAAINGAFFEAYNGAPDPYGMLIANGKVIHIGRYGTTIGFKEDGTAIMDSLQVSLTGKVTDSAGKSRSWYATFINRTPSASASISMLYTPERGPKVGFKGGTAVVMEKGVVTKKVANNNVAIPKNGSVLVFTGNQKSTADRFTVGSTVEMNYKYTNASGKEIPWQDVVTAVGAGPRLVKDGKVAVNPTSEGFKDTKILNASGARSGIAIMADGSVMLATVSGATIKEWAAVMQKLGAKQAMNLDGGASSGMYAGGKMLTSPGRLLSNTLVFGGSVR encoded by the coding sequence GTGAGCAACATACAGACAAAACGTGCCGGTAGAAAGTGGTGGACAGGGGCTATGGCCCTCGTCCTGGCTCTGCCGGTGTTATTATCAGGAGCAGTGAGCGCTCCTCAGACAGCCGATGCAAAAGCGGCCATTAGCACCAAAGTACAGAAAGTAAAAGCAGCAGGACGAAATTTCACCGTACAAACAGTGAGTATTCCCAAAGGAACACCGGTTACCGTAGGATTAGCCAAGAAGCAGGTAGGTCAAACGGCAACATTGCCTTCCATTGTCAAAGCATATGGCGCCCAAGCAGCCATTAATGGGGCATTCTTTGAAGCATATAATGGAGCACCAGATCCTTACGGCATGTTAATAGCAAATGGAAAAGTCATACATATTGGACGATATGGAACAACAATAGGTTTTAAGGAAGACGGCACAGCGATTATGGATTCACTTCAGGTAAGTCTTACAGGTAAAGTGACCGATTCAGCAGGTAAGTCACGCAGCTGGTACGCAACTTTCATTAACCGTACCCCCTCTGCGAGTGCGAGCATTTCCATGCTGTACACGCCGGAGCGTGGACCAAAAGTTGGGTTCAAGGGTGGTACTGCGGTCGTGATGGAAAAGGGGGTTGTCACCAAGAAAGTGGCGAATAACAATGTGGCGATTCCGAAGAATGGATCTGTACTGGTCTTTACGGGCAATCAGAAATCTACTGCAGATCGCTTCACCGTGGGTTCGACTGTAGAAATGAATTATAAATATACTAACGCATCAGGCAAAGAGATTCCTTGGCAGGACGTGGTGACTGCCGTTGGGGCTGGCCCCCGTCTGGTGAAAGACGGTAAAGTCGCGGTGAATCCGACCAGCGAAGGATTCAAGGATACCAAGATTTTGAATGCCTCTGGTGCCAGAAGCGGGATCGCCATCATGGCCGACGGTTCAGTAATGCTTGCAACTGTGTCAGGAGCCACCATCAAAGAGTGGGCCGCAGTCATGCAGAAGCTCGGTGCCAAGCAGGCCATGAATCTGGATGGCGGTGCTTCCTCAGGCATGTATGCAGGTGGCAAGATGTTGACTTCACCAGGGCGGCTGCTAAGCAATACACTCGTTTTTGGCGGCTCAGTCCGTTAA
- a CDS encoding aspartyl-phosphate phosphatase Spo0E family protein has protein sequence MAEGDQGDRWSVRPDHESLHDISLEDEIHMLRRKMEQIFMEEKSFTSEIVIEISSLLDLKINEYMKANPIKGR, from the coding sequence CTGGCAGAAGGCGATCAAGGCGACCGATGGTCGGTGAGACCAGATCACGAATCTTTGCATGACATTTCCTTGGAAGATGAGATCCACATGCTTCGTCGCAAGATGGAACAGATTTTCATGGAGGAGAAATCCTTCACTTCAGAAATTGTGATTGAAATCAGCAGTTTATTGGATCTGAAGATCAATGAATATATGAAAGCTAACCCGATAAAAGGGAGATAA
- a CDS encoding spore coat protein, with protein MYSQSLSSSGNFMQELDLLKSILADLRRTSREYTTATTESSCPVTRRMFTDLTNDTLRLQGELFNLMQQNNMYSASSKVTRSELDKTIQSAHQTQQKCNQFIQEKNTLSSPYSQAPNVPQHQPNYSNPYYM; from the coding sequence GTGTACTCTCAATCTTTGTCATCTAGTGGAAATTTTATGCAGGAGCTGGATCTGCTCAAGTCGATTCTTGCGGATTTAAGACGAACTTCCCGTGAATATACAACAGCAACGACTGAATCTTCCTGCCCTGTTACCCGCAGAATGTTTACAGATCTGACGAACGATACCCTTAGATTGCAAGGGGAGCTATTCAACCTGATGCAGCAGAACAATATGTATTCCGCTTCTTCCAAAGTCACTCGGAGCGAGCTTGACAAAACAATTCAGTCTGCACATCAAACGCAGCAAAAATGTAATCAGTTCATTCAGGAAAAGAACACCCTGTCCAGCCCATACAGCCAGGCACCTAATGTGCCTCAGCATCAACCCAATTACAGCAACCCTTATTACATGTAA